CAGATGCTGGGTACCAGTATCTCCTTGCCCATGGAGATGTTGCATGCGGCAGACAGTTACCGTCACCTGTCCCGCAGCCAACATGATCCGCTGTCGGTCCACGTCGTCAGCATGGAAGATGCCCCCATCGACATGGCTGGCGGGCTGCGCATCTTGCCCGATACCCTGCTCCATCAGGCGACGATTTATGATCTGGTTATGGTGCCCGGCCTCTGGCGTAACCCGGTACCCATTTTGCGCGAGAGCCAGCCTTTGATCGATTGGTTGGCGCTGCAACATCAAGAGGGGGCCACCCTATGCGCAGCGGGTACCGGTGTTTGCCTGCTGGCAGAAAGCGGCCTGCTCGATGGCAAGGCGGCCACTACCCACTGGTATTATTTTGAACGCTTTGCCCGCCGTTACCCAAAGGTGCATCTGCAAAAAGATCACTTTATCACCGAAGACGACCAGCTCTATTGCGCTGGCAGCGTTAACTCGGTAGCTGACCTGATGGTGCATATCATCGAGCTCTTGTACAACAAAGACATCGCCTCGCGGGTCGAGCAGCAGTTCTCCCGTGAAATTCGTAAATCCTACGACCAGATTCATTACTCCCTGCACGATGCTCGCAATCATCCTGACGAGCCAATCATTCAGGTTCAGCAATGGCTACAAGAACACTATTCACAAGAGATCAGCAGCGCCCAAATGGCCGCCCGGGCCGATATGAGCCTGCGTACCTTCAACCGCCGTTTTCGAGCCGCTACCGGGCTCAGTGCCCGGCAATATTTGCTCAGGTTGCGTATTGAGTCGGCGAAAGAACTGCTCAGGCAAAGTGACCTGGACATTCATGCGATATCGGGAACCTGCGGTTTTAACGACGATGCCTACTTCGCCCGCAGTTTTAAACGTCAGGAGCGAGTCACCCCCAGCGAATTTCGCCGTACGGTTCGCAGCAAACTATTTTCACTCTAGTCCGGCTTTCACGGCAGCATGAATCTTTCTCAACTCCGCCCTCAGTGTCCCTTCAAAAAAGATCTCGACTGGAGTACCTTAGGCGCTATAAACGTGCTGCCTGCGAATATCTCTTAACCCTTTCACCCCTACCTGTGACAGCTGATCCCCGCTTGAAACAGGAATCGACACTGAGCGGGTTTAATGAACAGAAGAAACAGCAACCGCATGATGCCCCAGGCCGGAATCCAAGCATCCCTATGACACACCACTTCCCTTTTAGCGCCATTATTGGCCAGGACAGGCTCAAATTGGCATTGCTGTTATGCAGTGTCGATCCCCGAATTGGTGGCGTATTAATTTCCGGGCCACGGGGTAGTGCCAAAAGTACCCTGGCTCGAGGCCTGGCTGATTTGTTAAATGACGAACAGCATTTCGTTAATTTACCCCTGGGCGCCAGCGAAGAACAGTTGACTGGTTCGCTAGACCTGCAACAGGTGCTCGATGACAATCGGGTCGCGTTTCAGCCGGGGTTATTGAGCAAGGCCGATGGTGGCGTGCTTTACGTTGACGAAGTCAACCTGCTTCCCGATCATCTGGTGGATTTATTGCTGGATGCGGCCGCTTCGGGGGTTAATCATGTTGAGCGTGACGGTATATCCCATCAACACAGCGCCCGATTCACCCTGATTGGCACAATGAATCCTGACGAGGGCGAACTTCGCCCACAACTACTGGACCGTTTCGGCCTGAGTGTATGTCTCGACAATCAGTACGACAGCGCCACCCGCACAAAAATTGTCCAGCAACGATTGGCCTTTGATGATGCGCCCGAGCAATTCTTGCAACAGCAACACAATGCACAACAGGCTTTGATCGAACGCATCAGGCAAGCCAAACAACAACTCAGCAGCATTGTTATTCCTGAGCCAGTACAACAAGAGATTGCCCGCCTTTGCACCGAAGCCCAGGTCGAAGGTTTACGAGCTGATCTCACTTTTTACCGTACCGCGCGCGCCTGTGCCGCTTGGCAAGGTGATACCGAAGTAACCCAACAACATATCGAAGTGGTCTCCTCACTGGTTCTACTGCACAGGCAACAGTCTGATCAGCCACTAACACCAAAAGAGGCCGCGCAAACGCCACCACAAAAGCCAGAATCCCCAGGTGATCCGTCGACTACTCCGCCAACCTCATCAAAGCATGACTCCACCAAGCCAACGGGCACAGGTGCTGAAGCAAATGAAAGCGGCGAACAAACCGATGGCGACTGGGGACAACTTCCAGCGCAACAGGTAGCTGTTGGCTATCGACGAAAACTGGATCCCGTGGCGGTAAAAAAAAAGTCCTGAATCCAGCCAACAATGCCGCGACCAGCGTTGACGGCACCATCCTCGGCCCTTTTTCTGACCACGGCATTGCTGGTACCCCATCAGCCCAACGCGCGCTTAATGAACCGCAACAGTCTCGCATCGATTGGCCGGCCACCCTGCGTCATCCTGACAACAGGCAGCGGCGTCCCCTAAACAACCTGCAAAAAAAATCGCTACGGAGTCGACGGCCTCGACTTAATCTTATTCTTATTGATGGCTCCGGCTCTACCCTGTTGGCGCACAACCTTGAACAAGCACTGGGCTTGGTCGAGGGTCTGAACAACAAGCTGTACCAAAAACGCGAACGGGTCGCGATCATTCAGTTTGCTAACCAACAGGTATCCACGCTACTGGAACCAACCCGCGCCCCCAAGAAAATACGCCCACTGCTGCGTAAGCTTTCGGCCGGCGGCGGCACTCCGCTCAGGCAAGCCGTATTGCAAGGGCTGTCACTACTCGACAACGAAGCCAGAAAAAAACCACAAGAACACCAACACCTTTACCTGATAACCGATGGGCGCAGCCGTGATGCTTTGCACGATTTGAATTGCAAGGTGGAGGTTACCCTGATTGACACTGAGTGCGGCCCCGTTCGGCTGAACAATGCCAGGGTACTGGCCCAACAGCTGAACGCCCATTATTTTTCCATCGAACAACTGAAACACTGGAGCGAACCATGAGCGATGAACTGGAACAAAAACACCAGAAAAAAATGGCCAAATTAAAAGAGGTGGTAGACGCTCGCATCGAACAGGCGCAAGAGGAACGAGGCGTTCTGATCGCGTTGAAAGGTAATGGTAAAGGCAAAAGCAGCTCGGCTTTCGGCACTATGGCCAGAGCGCTGGGCCATAAACAAAAGTGTGGAGTAGTGCAATTTATCAAGGGCCGAATAGA
This genomic window from Aestuariirhabdus haliotis contains:
- a CDS encoding GlxA family transcriptional regulator, with protein sequence MPNVAIVAVQQMLGTSISLPMEMLHAADSYRHLSRSQHDPLSVHVVSMEDAPIDMAGGLRILPDTLLHQATIYDLVMVPGLWRNPVPILRESQPLIDWLALQHQEGATLCAAGTGVCLLAESGLLDGKAATTHWYYFERFARRYPKVHLQKDHFITEDDQLYCAGSVNSVADLMVHIIELLYNKDIASRVEQQFSREIRKSYDQIHYSLHDARNHPDEPIIQVQQWLQEHYSQEISSAQMAARADMSLRTFNRRFRAATGLSARQYLLRLRIESAKELLRQSDLDIHAISGTCGFNDDAYFARSFKRQERVTPSEFRRTVRSKLFSL
- a CDS encoding ATP-binding protein; this translates as MTHHFPFSAIIGQDRLKLALLLCSVDPRIGGVLISGPRGSAKSTLARGLADLLNDEQHFVNLPLGASEEQLTGSLDLQQVLDDNRVAFQPGLLSKADGGVLYVDEVNLLPDHLVDLLLDAAASGVNHVERDGISHQHSARFTLIGTMNPDEGELRPQLLDRFGLSVCLDNQYDSATRTKIVQQRLAFDDAPEQFLQQQHNAQQALIERIRQAKQQLSSIVIPEPVQQEIARLCTEAQVEGLRADLTFYRTARACAAWQGDTEVTQQHIEVVSSLVLLHRQQSDQPLTPKEAAQTPPQKPESPGDPSTTPPTSSKHDSTKPTGTGAEANESGEQTDGDWGQLPAQQVAVGYRRKLDPVAVKKKS
- a CDS encoding VWA domain-containing protein encodes the protein MDGSGSTLLAHNLEQALGLVEGLNNKLYQKRERVAIIQFANQQVSTLLEPTRAPKKIRPLLRKLSAGGGTPLRQAVLQGLSLLDNEARKKPQEHQHLYLITDGRSRDALHDLNCKVEVTLIDTECGPVRLNNARVLAQQLNAHYFSIEQLKHWSEP